One genomic region from Acidobacteriota bacterium encodes:
- a CDS encoding ABC transporter permease, with translation MKSYDLIELAGRNLRESVLRNGLTTAGIAVGVASLVAMLSLGIGLQALADRNLNRSGIFDTVAVFSKRDFLSFDSSERQQQKTMSNENARALDETTRAEMARLPGVTEVYPEMRFQTEVVYEGHSQFSTVAGLPMSAKQSDAFDDVQGKFFSGPEAEEAVIHEDFAKRISPNASPLGKQIVLRYAERAPLNADKGRADKGNADKEATGAASGENSADDGGFSVIRKERTLTIVGIVKQEPYGGWRNFARGRVFIPNAVAEKLNVLQPSALRDAVAASGKPSYSSLLVRVAKPGEAQGVQEAIKKMGFTTWSALDATKGLRRFFVVLDLFLGIFGSLAVAVASLGIINTLVMAILERRREIGIMKAIGASDADVKTLFFAEAGVMGFAGGALGVALGWVIGRVINFGTNYYLARQDLPAENLWLVPWWLVAAAIGFAVLVSLVSGLYPAARAAKLDPVQALRYE, from the coding sequence ATGAAGAGCTACGACCTGATCGAGCTGGCCGGGCGCAACCTGCGCGAATCCGTGCTGCGCAATGGGCTCACGACGGCGGGGATCGCGGTGGGCGTGGCGTCGCTGGTGGCGATGCTCTCGCTCGGCATCGGATTGCAAGCGCTCGCCGACCGCAACCTGAACCGCTCCGGCATCTTCGACACGGTGGCAGTGTTTTCGAAGCGCGATTTCCTGAGCTTTGATTCGAGCGAGCGGCAGCAGCAGAAGACCATGTCCAACGAGAACGCGCGCGCGCTCGACGAAACCACGCGGGCCGAGATGGCGAGACTGCCGGGCGTGACCGAGGTCTATCCCGAGATGCGCTTCCAGACGGAGGTCGTCTACGAAGGGCATTCGCAGTTCTCGACCGTTGCCGGCCTGCCGATGTCGGCCAAGCAGAGCGACGCGTTCGACGACGTGCAAGGCAAGTTCTTTTCCGGTCCGGAGGCGGAAGAGGCGGTCATCCATGAGGATTTCGCGAAACGCATCTCGCCGAATGCCTCGCCGCTGGGCAAGCAGATCGTGCTGCGCTATGCCGAGCGCGCGCCATTGAACGCAGACAAGGGGAGGGCAGATAAGGGGAACGCAGACAAGGAGGCCACGGGCGCCGCCTCCGGCGAAAACTCCGCAGACGACGGCGGCTTCTCCGTGATCCGCAAAGAGCGGACGCTGACCATCGTGGGCATCGTGAAGCAGGAGCCCTACGGGGGCTGGCGGAATTTCGCGCGCGGACGGGTGTTCATCCCTAACGCGGTGGCGGAAAAGCTGAATGTGCTGCAGCCTTCGGCGCTGCGCGATGCGGTAGCCGCGAGCGGCAAGCCGAGCTACAGCAGCCTGCTGGTGCGCGTGGCCAAGCCGGGCGAGGCGCAGGGCGTACAGGAAGCGATCAAGAAAATGGGCTTCACCACGTGGTCGGCGCTCGACGCCACCAAGGGATTGCGGCGCTTCTTCGTGGTGCTCGACCTCTTCCTCGGCATCTTCGGATCGCTGGCGGTAGCGGTGGCGTCGCTGGGGATCATCAACACGCTGGTGATGGCGATCCTGGAGCGGCGGCGCGAGATCGGGATCATGAAGGCCATCGGCGCGAGCGATGCCGACGTGAAGACGCTGTTCTTTGCCGAAGCAGGCGTGATGGGATTTGCCGGCGGCGCGCTCGGCGTGGCCCTGGGCTGGGTGATCGGCCGCGTCATCAACTTCGGCACCAACTACTACCTCGCGCGCCAGGACTTGCCGGCGGAAAATCTCTGGCTGGTGCCGTGGTGGCTGGTCGCGGCGGCCATCGGATTCGCGGTCCTGGTGAGCCTGGTCTCAGGCCTCTACCCCGCGGCGCGCGCGGCCAAGCTCGATCCGGTACAGGCGCTGCGCTACGAATGA
- a CDS encoding ABC transporter ATP-binding protein: MAAVPNQPAVHAANVSRHYTMGEAVVRALDGVSLDVAAGEFVALLGSSGSGKSTLLNLIGGLDRPTAGSVTVMGRDLAQLASAELAAYRRNTVGMIFQAFNLVPTMTLAENVELPMRFAEVARERRPELVRAALERVGLGARAKHRPSELSGGEQQRGSIARALVNRPALLLADEPTGNLDSHTGAEILNLIQELNREGMTVVLVTHERALAERYATRLVFLSDGKIVASEPAEVTALR, encoded by the coding sequence ATGGCAGCGGTCCCGAACCAGCCGGCAGTCCACGCAGCGAACGTCTCCCGCCACTACACCATGGGCGAGGCAGTGGTGCGCGCGCTCGATGGCGTGAGCCTGGACGTGGCCGCCGGTGAGTTCGTCGCGTTGCTGGGCAGCTCGGGCTCGGGGAAATCCACGTTGCTGAACCTGATCGGGGGACTCGACCGGCCGACCGCAGGCTCGGTGACCGTGATGGGGCGCGACCTCGCGCAGCTGGCTTCAGCCGAGCTCGCCGCCTACCGGCGCAACACCGTTGGCATGATCTTCCAGGCCTTCAACCTTGTTCCCACCATGACGCTGGCGGAGAACGTGGAACTGCCCATGCGCTTTGCCGAGGTCGCGCGCGAGCGCAGGCCGGAACTGGTGCGCGCGGCACTGGAACGTGTGGGGCTGGGCGCGCGGGCAAAACACCGTCCCAGCGAACTTTCAGGGGGCGAGCAGCAGCGCGGTTCCATCGCGCGCGCGCTCGTCAATAGACCGGCATTGTTGCTGGCCGACGAGCCCACCGGGAACCTCGACAGCCATACCGGCGCCGAGATCTTGAACTTGATCCAGGAACTGAACCGCGAAGGCATGACGGTGGTGCTGGTGACGCATGAGCGCGCACTCGCCGAGCGCTACGCCACGCGACTGGTGTTCCTCTCCGACGGCAAGATCGTCGCGAGCGAGCCGGCGGAAGTGACGGCACTTAGGTGA
- a CDS encoding DUF885 domain-containing protein: MRNLVVFFLALTIAAPLLLAQPHTKESVDANRKQLDSLLKEQWEYTLRTNPEFASILGDKRYNDKLSDFSQPAIDEDLRQTKIFFDKFSAVDTSGFPEQEQLNQRLMVRDLSRALDNAHFKNWEMPVNQFFGIHLDAPQLVQLLPFDTVKDFEDYIARLKQIPRAFDETGIQMRNGMRDQLMPPKFLLLKVADQSDRIAKQTPEQSPFAMPLKKFPATFSAADKQRLSAGVLGAIKDSVLPAYVKFGAFVRNDYAPHGREHEGLWSLPDGEARYRAAIKNLTTTEMAPADVHQLGLNEVARIEGEMLKIANQLGFQDLKSFNAAIEKDPNLRPKSREDILDYYRKYTEQMYAKLPQLFGRLPKAKVVVMPVEEFREKEASGAQYNQGTPDGSRPGHIMVNTGDFKDRKIISFESTAYHEGVPGHHMQISIAQELPTLPPFRQQAGYTAYVEGWALYSERLGKEVGFYQDPYSDYGRLQDEMLRAIRLVVDSGVHYKHWTRQQVVDYFHAHSAQDEPDIQSETDRYIAWPAQALAYKIGQLKITELRERAKKELGDKFDIRAYHDEVLGAGALPMNVLEERINAWIAQQKKSPTAHTGN, translated from the coding sequence ATGCGAAATCTGGTTGTCTTTTTTCTCGCCCTCACCATCGCCGCGCCGCTGCTGCTGGCGCAACCGCACACCAAAGAATCCGTGGACGCCAACCGCAAGCAGCTTGACTCCTTGTTGAAAGAACAGTGGGAGTACACCTTGCGGACCAATCCCGAGTTCGCTTCCATCCTGGGCGACAAGCGCTACAACGATAAGCTCAGCGACTTCTCGCAGCCGGCCATCGACGAAGACCTGCGCCAGACCAAGATCTTCTTCGACAAGTTCAGCGCCGTGGACACCTCCGGCTTCCCCGAGCAGGAGCAGCTCAATCAGCGCTTGATGGTCCGCGACCTCTCGCGCGCGCTCGACAATGCGCACTTCAAGAATTGGGAGATGCCGGTGAATCAGTTCTTCGGCATCCATCTGGACGCGCCCCAGCTGGTGCAGCTCCTCCCCTTCGACACGGTGAAAGACTTCGAAGACTACATCGCGCGCCTCAAGCAGATCCCCCGCGCGTTCGACGAGACCGGGATCCAGATGCGCAACGGCATGCGCGACCAGCTCATGCCGCCGAAGTTCCTGCTGCTCAAGGTCGCCGACCAGTCCGACCGCATCGCCAAGCAGACGCCGGAACAATCACCCTTCGCCATGCCGCTCAAGAAGTTCCCCGCTACCTTCTCCGCGGCCGACAAGCAACGGCTCTCCGCCGGCGTGCTCGGCGCCATCAAAGACTCGGTGTTGCCCGCTTACGTGAAGTTCGGGGCGTTCGTGCGCAACGACTACGCGCCGCACGGCCGCGAGCATGAAGGCTTGTGGTCGCTGCCCGACGGCGAAGCGCGTTATCGCGCTGCCATCAAGAACCTCACCACCACCGAGATGGCGCCCGCGGATGTGCACCAGCTGGGGTTGAACGAGGTGGCGCGCATCGAAGGCGAGATGCTGAAGATCGCCAACCAGCTCGGCTTCCAGGACCTGAAGAGCTTCAACGCGGCCATCGAGAAGGATCCCAACCTGCGGCCGAAGTCGCGCGAAGACATCCTTGATTACTACCGCAAGTACACCGAGCAGATGTACGCCAAGCTGCCGCAACTCTTTGGCCGGCTGCCGAAAGCTAAGGTCGTGGTGATGCCGGTCGAGGAGTTCCGCGAGAAGGAAGCTTCCGGCGCGCAGTACAACCAGGGCACACCGGATGGTTCGCGTCCCGGACACATCATGGTGAACACCGGAGATTTCAAAGACCGCAAGATCATCAGCTTCGAATCCACCGCGTATCACGAGGGTGTTCCCGGCCATCACATGCAGATCTCGATCGCGCAAGAGCTGCCCACCCTGCCGCCCTTCCGCCAGCAGGCGGGTTACACCGCGTACGTCGAGGGATGGGCGCTGTACTCCGAGCGTCTCGGCAAAGAGGTCGGCTTCTATCAGGATCCGTACTCCGATTACGGACGCTTGCAGGACGAGATGCTGCGCGCCATCCGCCTGGTCGTCGACAGCGGCGTGCACTACAAGCACTGGACGCGGCAGCAGGTGGTCGACTACTTCCACGCCCACTCGGCGCAGGATGAGCCCGACATCCAATCGGAGACCGATCGCTACATCGCCTGGCCGGCGCAGGCGCTGGCCTACAAGATCGGACAGTTGAAGATCACCGAACTGCGCGAGCGCGCGAAGAAAGAACTGGGTGACAAGTTCGATATCCGCGCGTATCACGATGAAGTGTTGGGTGCGGGCGCGCTGCCCATGAACGTGCTCGAGGAGCGCATCAACGCCTGGATCGCGCAGCAGAAGAAGTCTCCGACCGCACACACCGGCAACTGA